From the genome of Turicibacter faecis, one region includes:
- the greA gene encoding transcription elongation factor GreA: protein MKEKQQHLTLEGIKKFQDELDHLTQVRMEEIKVKLQEARAQGDLSENAEYDAAREEQAMVYERIQELQYILKNAVVIESDEGSDVITIGSTVTYRDDATKEEVTYKIVGSAEANPFDLKISNESPIAQALMGKRQGDTAVVSTPKGVLTIAIVNVR from the coding sequence ATGAAAGAAAAACAACAACATTTAACCCTTGAGGGGATTAAAAAGTTTCAAGATGAATTAGATCACCTAACGCAGGTGCGAATGGAAGAAATTAAAGTTAAGTTACAAGAAGCACGTGCTCAAGGGGACCTTTCGGAAAATGCTGAGTATGATGCTGCACGTGAAGAACAAGCAATGGTTTACGAGCGCATTCAAGAATTACAATATATTTTAAAGAATGCCGTTGTTATTGAATCGGATGAAGGAAGCGACGTTATTACGATTGGGTCAACGGTAACATACCGCGATGATGCAACAAAAGAAGAGGTAACATATAAAATCGTAGGTAGTGCAGAGGCCAATCCATTTGATTTAAAAATTTCAAATGAATCACCTATTGCACAAGCATTAATGGGAAAACGTCAAGGTGACACGGCAGTTGTTTCTACACCTAAAGGTGTCTTAACGATTGCAATCGTAAATGTCCGATAA
- a CDS encoding class I SAM-dependent DNA methyltransferase — MAYEAFSYYYDILMQDVPYHKWISKTKQYLPQGSTILDVGCGTGTISILLAKEGYHVTGIDLSEEMLSLAYEKTLTEGLGIHYVQQDMSRLEGFSDFDGAVIYVDSLNYLKNDREVFQTFRHLYESIKEGGILIFDVHSLFKVTEIFQDYLFADTNPDLTYIWHVCEGKYPYSIEHELTFFKREGDRYERFEETHYQRTFAIEEYVQWLEDIGFKILEISADFLDEAPTEESERIIVVAQK, encoded by the coding sequence ATGGCATATGAAGCTTTTTCATATTACTATGATATCCTGATGCAGGATGTTCCTTATCATAAGTGGATTTCAAAAACAAAGCAATATTTACCCCAAGGAAGTACGATTTTAGACGTTGGTTGTGGAACGGGTACCATCTCTATTCTTTTAGCAAAGGAAGGGTATCATGTAACAGGAATTGATTTATCTGAAGAAATGCTTTCCTTAGCGTATGAAAAAACGTTGACAGAAGGTCTTGGAATTCACTATGTTCAACAAGATATGTCACGTTTAGAAGGTTTTAGTGATTTTGACGGCGCGGTGATTTATGTTGACTCATTAAATTATTTGAAAAACGATAGAGAAGTTTTTCAGACATTTCGCCACCTTTATGAAAGCATAAAAGAAGGTGGGATATTAATCTTTGATGTTCATTCACTGTTTAAGGTAACAGAAATATTTCAAGATTATCTCTTTGCGGATACCAACCCGGATTTGACGTATATTTGGCACGTTTGCGAAGGTAAATATCCATATAGTATTGAACATGAGTTAACATTCTTTAAACGTGAAGGCGATCGATACGAGCGTTTTGAAGAAACACACTATCAACGAACATTTGCTATTGAAGAGTATGTTCAGTGGTTAGAAGATATCGGTTTTAAAATTTTAGAGATTTCTGCCGATTTTCTTGATGAGGCACCTACAGAGGAATCAGAGCGTATTATTGTCGTAGCGCAAAAGTAG
- the nadD gene encoding nicotinate (nicotinamide) nucleotide adenylyltransferase, whose product MIVVFGGSFNPPTIAHYEIAMHILKQNFCKKFYFLPVGDAYPKRGLITAKHRVAMLELLCEKLPQASVSLIEVQSEKVLTTYETLSQLQKKYPEEEIAFIIGADNLKDLPNWFQYEQLMKTFKLIVFKRDDIEVNQLISNQFPSFKDRFIVLDAFHQRDISSTMYRENPNRTDLVLESVDDYIKRHQLYGRGE is encoded by the coding sequence ATGATTGTTGTTTTTGGCGGATCCTTTAATCCTCCCACCATCGCACATTATGAAATAGCAATGCACATTTTAAAACAAAACTTCTGTAAAAAATTCTATTTTTTACCGGTGGGGGACGCTTATCCTAAAAGAGGGTTAATTACGGCAAAGCATCGAGTTGCGATGTTAGAATTGTTGTGTGAAAAATTACCACAGGCTTCTGTATCTTTAATCGAAGTTCAGTCGGAAAAAGTGTTGACGACCTATGAAACATTAAGTCAACTACAAAAAAAATATCCAGAAGAGGAGATTGCCTTTATTATCGGTGCAGATAATTTAAAAGATTTACCGAACTGGTTTCAGTATGAACAACTTATGAAAACATTTAAATTAATTGTCTTTAAACGTGATGATATTGAGGTAAATCAACTGATTAGTAATCAATTCCCATCTTTTAAAGACCGTTTTATAGTTCTAGATGCTTTTCATCAACGTGATATCTCATCAACGATGTATCGAGAAAACCCTAATCGTACCGATTTAGTATTGGAATCAGTCGACGATTATATTAAAAGACATCAATTATATGGAAGAGGTGAATAA
- the yqeK gene encoding bis(5'-nucleosyl)-tetraphosphatase (symmetrical) YqeK, which produces MKLKQLQEKVKNQLPPTRYEHTLGVVRTSEILAEKYHVLLESAQVAALLHDIAKYLPNNELEEKLIAANEMEYLNYSPLVWHAPVGAIVAQKSYGIIDQDVLNAIKYHTTGRPAMSTLEKIIFLADYIEPGRIQPGVDEIRNLSGQDLNRAVAKTLANTIAYLKQKSSADIHPDTMAAYEYYYDYL; this is translated from the coding sequence ATGAAGTTAAAACAATTACAAGAAAAAGTTAAAAATCAACTGCCGCCGACACGCTATGAACATACATTAGGTGTTGTAAGAACAAGTGAAATATTAGCAGAAAAGTATCATGTTTTATTAGAATCCGCACAGGTAGCTGCCTTATTACATGATATTGCGAAATATTTACCAAATAATGAATTGGAAGAAAAGTTAATCGCCGCAAATGAAATGGAGTATTTAAACTATAGTCCGTTGGTATGGCATGCTCCAGTTGGGGCAATTGTTGCCCAAAAGTCTTACGGGATTATTGATCAGGATGTTTTAAACGCGATTAAGTACCATACGACTGGAAGGCCAGCGATGTCGACACTTGAAAAAATTATTTTTTTAGCAGATTATATTGAACCCGGTCGTATCCAACCTGGGGTAGATGAGATTCGTAATTTGTCTGGCCAGGATTTAAATAGGGCTGTTGCTAAAACATTAGCCAATACGATTGCGTATTTAAAACAAAAGTCATCAGCGGATATTCACCCGGATACAATGGCTGCCTATGAATATTATTATGATTATTTATAA
- the rsfS gene encoding ribosome silencing factor, with protein sequence MEILAKFVKALDDKHADDIVVLDMKNHSPIYDYMIITTAKNDRLAQGIIRELKDLEGISELSLKHIEGAHHAEWVLADFGTIIVHVFTPETRLEYNLEKLWADVPRVNLEGMLN encoded by the coding sequence ATGGAAATTTTAGCGAAATTCGTAAAAGCATTAGATGATAAGCATGCAGATGATATTGTTGTATTAGATATGAAAAATCATTCCCCAATTTATGATTATATGATTATTACAACAGCAAAAAATGATCGTTTAGCACAAGGTATTATTCGTGAGCTAAAAGACTTAGAAGGTATTAGTGAGTTAAGTTTAAAACATATCGAAGGGGCACACCATGCAGAATGGGTATTAGCCGATTTCGGAACAATTATTGTACATGTATTTACCCCAGAAACTCGTTTAGAATATAATTTAGAAAAGTTATGGGCAGATGTTCCTCGCGTTAATTTGGAAGGGATGTTAAACTAA
- the mtnN gene encoding 5'-methylthioadenosine/S-adenosylhomocysteine nucleosidase yields the protein MTIAIIGAMEEEVALLRDAMEVEEVRTIAHVEFTKGKLNHREVVLLKSGIGKVNVAIATTLLFEHYNIDYVINTGSAGGLHEEANIGDVVISTGTLYHDVDVTGFNYAYGQVPGMPAIYESNVSLVKKVESILDKIGKNYWLGTIGTGDSFINRLDQMELIKKNCPSVIAIEMEAAAVAQVCHHYEKPFIIVRALSDIAGKESHISFNEFLTVAAKESSEMVSELVSMI from the coding sequence ATGACAATTGCAATTATTGGTGCAATGGAAGAAGAAGTGGCATTATTACGTGATGCAATGGAAGTTGAAGAGGTTAGAACAATTGCTCATGTAGAATTTACAAAAGGAAAATTAAATCATCGTGAGGTTGTATTGTTAAAAAGTGGTATAGGGAAAGTCAATGTCGCCATTGCGACAACATTACTATTTGAACATTATAATATTGATTATGTAATTAATACAGGATCAGCGGGGGGGTTACATGAGGAAGCAAATATAGGAGATGTTGTGATTTCAACAGGAACATTATATCATGATGTAGATGTCACTGGATTTAATTATGCCTATGGGCAGGTCCCGGGAATGCCCGCAATTTATGAATCGAATGTTTCATTAGTGAAAAAAGTGGAATCTATTCTGGATAAAATCGGGAAAAATTATTGGTTAGGAACAATTGGAACAGGTGATTCTTTTATTAATCGTTTAGATCAAATGGAATTGATTAAAAAAAATTGCCCGTCTGTGATTGCAATTGAAATGGAGGCAGCAGCTGTTGCACAAGTTTGCCATCATTATGAAAAACCTTTTATAATTGTTCGTGCGTTATCAGATATTGCCGGAAAAGAATCACATATTTCTTTTAATGAGTTTCTAACAGTAGCTGCGAAAGAATCTTCAGAGATGGTATCTGAACTTGTATCAATGATTTAA
- the sigK gene encoding RNA polymerase sporulation sigma factor SigK: MFLFQFIASLFSNLVPLVGAINNQAFPSPLTAEEEKYYLEQMANGDKEAREKLIEHNLRLVAHIVKKYQNQNDDKEDLISIGTIGLIKAIDSYSPDKGTKLATYAARCIDNEILMLFRSSKKSRNDVSLYDPIGFDKEGNEICLIDVVKDNGMSINDVVIQQMDLEKIEKNLDQLTERERDIIVRRFGLGHHQEETQQEIANSYGISRSYVSRIEKRALLKLYREFIKN, from the coding sequence ATGTTTTTGTTTCAATTTATCGCCTCACTCTTCTCAAACCTTGTACCATTAGTTGGTGCGATTAATAACCAGGCCTTTCCTAGCCCATTAACAGCTGAGGAGGAAAAATATTATCTTGAACAAATGGCTAACGGAGACAAAGAGGCACGTGAGAAGTTAATCGAACATAACTTAAGACTAGTAGCTCACATTGTTAAAAAGTATCAAAATCAAAACGATGATAAAGAAGACCTTATTTCTATTGGTACCATTGGTCTTATTAAAGCCATTGACTCCTATTCACCTGATAAAGGAACAAAATTAGCCACTTATGCTGCACGTTGCATTGATAATGAGATTCTAATGCTATTTCGTTCATCCAAGAAATCAAGAAACGATGTTTCATTATATGACCCGATTGGTTTTGATAAAGAAGGAAACGAAATTTGTCTCATTGACGTTGTCAAAGATAATGGTATGAGTATTAATGACGTTGTCATTCAACAAATGGATTTGGAAAAAATCGAAAAAAACTTAGATCAACTTACCGAACGTGAACGAGATATAATTGTTCGAAGATTTGGCCTTGGCCATCATCAAGAAGAAACACAACAGGAAATTGCTAACTCCTACGGAATTTCCCGAAGTTATGTTTCACGAATTGAAAAGCGCGCACTTTTAAAACTGTACCGTGAATTTATTAAAAACTAA
- a CDS encoding NAD(+) synthase, which translates to MFYHGFLKVATSSPKVSVGDPMANVDVMLRALQVAQDHQAGILVFPELSICGYTCQDLLFQEYLLQDVKTAIEHLLINNPFEGVCAVGAPISIHRNLYNCAIVIQKDKILGIIPKFYLPNDMEFYEERWFTRGYEIVKHYDEIEFLGRKVPFGSLIFDHHQSGISFGVEICQDLWVPSSPSQRLALNGADVILNLSTSNEVYLKSKTRKDLVRIQSLKLAAGYIYCSSGVYESTTDGVFGGHSLISQNGTLLAESDMFSREDLNVMFADLDISNIQFDRRRSSSFRQSAEDNMDYIKHIPFNLVENKHYKFEQTIDPTPFVPKNDLKDAFEEMMNIQMAGLAKRIEHTKLDKVLIGVSGGLDSTLALLLAAKTFDLLEIPRKNIMAYTIRGFGTSQRTNQNANQLMKVLGVTHHDIDLRESVLSHFETIGHDPKEIDITYENAQARERTNILMNLANKMNGLVLGTGNMSELALGWCTYNGDQMSMYAINAGIPKTLVKFMVKQFMCLQSEELTMNEEDAKLLQETLADVLDTPISPELIDTPQHTEEIIGKYEIHDFILYHMLNNGDTEDRIYLLMKEAFKDEFSEEKLLEYLQIFYRRFYSQQFKRSAMPDGPKVLDISLSPRTDWRMPSDADYRRRL; encoded by the coding sequence ATGTTTTATCATGGATTTTTAAAAGTGGCGACTTCATCGCCGAAAGTTTCAGTAGGAGATCCGATGGCAAATGTAGATGTGATGTTAAGGGCGTTACAAGTAGCCCAAGATCACCAAGCAGGAATTTTAGTATTTCCGGAGCTATCTATTTGCGGATATACTTGCCAAGACTTATTATTTCAAGAATATTTATTGCAAGATGTTAAAACGGCCATTGAACACTTATTAATAAATAATCCGTTTGAAGGGGTGTGCGCGGTCGGGGCACCAATTTCAATTCATAGAAATTTATATAACTGTGCTATTGTCATCCAAAAGGATAAGATTTTAGGAATTATTCCAAAGTTTTATCTTCCAAATGACATGGAATTTTATGAAGAGCGTTGGTTTACACGCGGGTATGAAATTGTTAAACATTATGATGAAATCGAGTTTTTAGGTCGTAAAGTTCCATTTGGATCACTTATTTTTGATCATCATCAATCAGGAATTTCATTTGGTGTAGAAATTTGCCAAGATTTATGGGTTCCCTCGTCTCCAAGTCAACGTTTAGCGTTGAATGGAGCAGACGTTATTTTAAATTTATCAACGAGTAATGAGGTTTACTTAAAAAGTAAAACTCGTAAAGATTTAGTTCGTATTCAAAGTTTAAAACTTGCTGCAGGTTATATTTATTGTTCATCTGGAGTGTACGAGTCAACGACGGACGGGGTCTTTGGTGGCCATAGTTTAATTTCCCAGAATGGAACATTATTAGCTGAATCAGACATGTTTTCACGCGAAGATTTAAATGTTATGTTTGCTGATTTAGATATTTCTAATATTCAGTTTGATCGTCGTCGCTCGTCTTCTTTTAGACAAAGTGCAGAAGATAATATGGATTATATAAAGCACATTCCATTTAATCTTGTTGAAAATAAACACTATAAATTTGAACAAACCATTGATCCTACTCCATTTGTTCCAAAAAATGATTTAAAAGATGCATTTGAAGAGATGATGAATATTCAAATGGCAGGATTAGCTAAACGAATTGAGCACACTAAATTGGATAAAGTTTTAATTGGTGTATCTGGTGGGTTAGACTCAACTCTTGCTTTATTATTGGCGGCTAAAACATTTGACCTCCTTGAGATACCACGTAAAAATATTATGGCTTATACTATTAGAGGATTCGGAACATCTCAACGAACAAATCAAAATGCTAACCAATTAATGAAAGTGTTAGGAGTTACACATCATGATATTGATTTAAGAGAATCTGTCCTATCTCATTTTGAAACGATTGGTCATGATCCTAAAGAAATTGATATTACTTACGAAAATGCACAGGCTCGCGAACGGACTAATATTTTAATGAATTTAGCGAATAAAATGAATGGTTTAGTTTTAGGAACGGGAAATATGTCCGAATTAGCCTTAGGGTGGTGTACTTATAATGGAGACCAAATGTCTATGTATGCAATTAATGCAGGGATTCCTAAAACACTAGTCAAGTTTATGGTTAAACAGTTTATGTGCCTTCAATCAGAGGAATTAACAATGAATGAAGAAGATGCAAAATTATTGCAAGAAACATTGGCCGATGTGTTAGATACTCCGATTTCACCAGAATTAATTGACACGCCACAACATACGGAAGAGATTATTGGTAAATATGAAATTCATGACTTTATTTTATATCATATGCTTAATAACGGGGATACAGAAGATCGTATTTATCTCTTAATGAAAGAAGCATTTAAAGACGAGTTTTCTGAAGAAAAATTATTAGAATATTTACAGATTTTCTATCGTCGTTTTTACTCTCAACAATTTAAACGTTCAGCTATGCCGGACGGACCTAAAGTATTAGATATTTCTCTTTCTCCACGGACGGATTGGCGTATGCCATCAGATGCAGACTATCGTCGTCGACTATAG
- the yhbY gene encoding ribosome assembly RNA-binding protein YhbY, with protein MLTGKQKSYLKGLAHTMQPIIQVGKNGVNDPLIKTVYDALEARELIKVSILQNCFEEPKAIAAEIASVIDAEIIQVIGKTIVFYKESSKKKQIVLPK; from the coding sequence ATGTTGACAGGAAAACAAAAGAGTTACTTAAAGGGACTCGCTCATACAATGCAACCTATTATTCAAGTAGGAAAAAATGGGGTTAATGATCCACTAATTAAAACGGTATATGATGCGTTAGAGGCACGTGAATTAATTAAGGTTTCAATTTTACAAAACTGCTTTGAGGAACCAAAGGCAATTGCGGCGGAGATTGCATCGGTTATTGATGCTGAAATCATTCAAGTGATTGGAAAAACAATTGTTTTTTATAAAGAATCAAGTAAAAAGAAACAAATTGTTTTACCTAAATAA
- the udk gene encoding uridine kinase, producing MNKPLIIGVAGGTASGKTSVSRILYDAFSDRTITLLRQDDYYNDQSHMTMEERIKTNYDHPLSMDNELLVTHLKKLMLGYSIEKPVYDYTQHTRSDVTEKIDPTKIIIVEGLFVLEDVKIRELLDIKIFVESDDDIRFIRRLLRDTTERGRTIDSVIAQYIESVKPMHQEFVEPTKKYADIIVPDGKTNAVALDLLITKINSILSA from the coding sequence ATGAATAAACCATTAATTATTGGCGTTGCTGGAGGAACAGCTTCAGGTAAAACAAGTGTTTCACGTATTTTATATGACGCTTTTTCAGATCGCACGATTACATTGTTACGACAAGATGATTATTATAATGATCAAAGTCATATGACCATGGAGGAAAGAATTAAGACAAACTATGATCATCCTCTTTCAATGGACAATGAATTACTTGTCACACATTTAAAAAAGTTAATGCTTGGTTATTCAATTGAGAAACCTGTTTATGATTATACTCAGCATACACGTAGCGACGTGACTGAAAAAATTGATCCAACAAAAATTATTATTGTGGAAGGATTATTTGTTTTAGAAGATGTGAAAATCCGTGAATTATTAGATATCAAAATCTTTGTAGAAAGTGATGATGATATCCGATTTATTCGACGTTTATTAAGAGATACAACAGAACGTGGACGTACCATTGACTCAGTGATTGCTCAATATATAGAATCCGTTAAACCAATGCACCAAGAATTTGTTGAACCTACGAAAAAATATGCGGATATTATTGTACCTGACGGTAAAACTAATGCAGTAGCTTTAGACTTACTAATTACAAAAATCAATAGTATTTTAAGCGCATAG
- a CDS encoding peptidase U32 family protein, which translates to MARQKVSAIVDGKRVIVKKPELLAPAGSLEKLKIAVVYGADAVFIGGREFGLRSNAQNFSLEEIREGVEFAKPYGAKIYITTNIIAHNENMEGLEEYLTALGEIGVAGIIVADPLIIETCKRVAPNVEVHLSTQQSTMNVMAVKFWEQEGLHRVVLARETTKEEIKEIMDQTDVEIEAFVHGAMCIAYSGRCTLSNHMTARDSNRGGCCQSCRWEYDLVKNEGNEMTHLFNEDEIKFAMSPKDLNLLRSVPEMIELGIDSLKIEGRMKSIHYVATVVSTYRKLIDLYCEDPDHFVFDEDLLVELSKCANRETAPAFFEGIPSHEEQMFNNRDEHPTQEFIGLVLDYNEQTQEVTLQQRNHFKKGEVVEFFGPKIKTQVMTIEELFDERGEALEVARHPKQVLKFKVPFKVYKNDMMRKHVK; encoded by the coding sequence ATGGCAAGACAGAAGGTATCAGCCATCGTGGATGGAAAACGTGTGATTGTAAAGAAACCGGAGTTACTCGCGCCAGCAGGTTCCCTTGAAAAGCTTAAGATTGCAGTTGTATATGGGGCCGATGCTGTTTTTATCGGTGGGCGAGAATTCGGACTACGTTCAAACGCTCAAAACTTTTCATTAGAAGAAATTCGTGAGGGCGTAGAATTTGCCAAGCCATATGGAGCTAAAATTTATATTACAACGAATATTATTGCTCATAATGAGAATATGGAGGGGCTAGAAGAGTATTTAACTGCACTTGGAGAAATTGGTGTGGCAGGTATTATTGTAGCGGACCCATTAATTATTGAAACATGTAAACGAGTGGCACCAAATGTTGAGGTTCATTTAAGTACGCAACAATCAACAATGAATGTTATGGCAGTTAAGTTCTGGGAACAGGAAGGACTTCATCGTGTTGTATTAGCTCGTGAAACGACAAAGGAAGAAATTAAAGAGATTATGGATCAAACAGATGTTGAAATTGAGGCATTTGTTCATGGTGCCATGTGTATAGCTTATTCAGGGCGTTGCACACTATCTAATCATATGACTGCCCGTGATTCTAATCGTGGAGGTTGTTGTCAGTCTTGCCGTTGGGAATACGACCTTGTAAAAAATGAAGGTAATGAGATGACACATTTATTTAATGAGGACGAGATTAAGTTTGCCATGAGTCCAAAAGATTTAAATTTATTACGCTCAGTTCCCGAGATGATCGAGCTAGGGATTGATAGTTTAAAAATTGAAGGGCGTATGAAGTCGATCCATTACGTTGCTACCGTAGTAAGTACTTACCGTAAATTAATTGATTTATACTGTGAAGATCCGGATCATTTTGTGTTTGATGAAGACTTATTAGTGGAACTCTCAAAATGTGCAAATCGCGAAACTGCGCCGGCCTTTTTTGAAGGAATTCCGTCTCATGAGGAGCAAATGTTTAATAATAGAGATGAACATCCAACCCAAGAGTTTATTGGATTAGTCCTTGATTATAATGAACAAACACAAGAAGTTACACTTCAACAGCGAAATCACTTTAAAAAAGGTGAAGTCGTTGAATTTTTCGGTCCTAAAATTAAGACACAGGTTATGACGATTGAAGAATTATTTGATGAACGTGGTGAGGCGTTAGAAGTAGCTAGGCATCCAAAACAAGTGCTAAAATTCAAGGTGCCTTTTAAAGTTTATAAAAACGATATGATGAGAAAACACGTTAAATAA
- the yqeH gene encoding ribosome biogenesis GTPase YqeH — translation MEELKCIGCGATIQTINSKEIGYTPKSSIEKMDRQFIYCQRCFKLKHYNEVQDVSLTSDDFLKILQKVGESDALVINIVDIFDFSGSMVAGISRHINGNDILLVGNKVDLLPKSVNKTKLNHWMRRSLKEIGLKPLDVALVSAAKGLGIDELMEMIEKYRKGRDVYIVGCTNVGKSTLVNRIIKRFTEERDDVITTSHFPGTTLDIIEIPLDEKTSIIDTPGIINEHQLAHYVSPKVLKEITPKKEIKAGVYQLNPKQTLFIGGLARMDFVKGERTSFITHFSNALHIHRTKLEKADSLWQTQAGNVLKPIVETSNGVAAMEKHVYHIGKEKTDLVISGLGWITLMGAGQEITVYAPKGVGVLVRPSLI, via the coding sequence ATGGAAGAATTAAAATGTATTGGTTGTGGAGCAACCATTCAAACAATAAATTCTAAGGAGATAGGCTATACACCTAAATCAAGTATTGAGAAAATGGATCGGCAATTCATTTACTGTCAACGCTGTTTTAAATTAAAACATTATAATGAAGTACAAGATGTTTCATTAACAAGCGACGACTTTTTGAAAATTTTACAAAAAGTCGGAGAATCAGATGCGCTTGTTATAAATATTGTTGATATTTTTGATTTTTCAGGAAGTATGGTTGCAGGAATATCACGTCATATTAATGGAAATGATATCTTATTAGTAGGAAATAAAGTTGATTTATTACCTAAATCAGTAAATAAAACAAAACTAAATCATTGGATGCGACGCTCATTAAAGGAAATTGGATTAAAGCCACTAGACGTTGCATTAGTAAGTGCTGCAAAAGGACTAGGAATTGATGAGTTAATGGAAATGATTGAAAAATATCGTAAGGGACGAGATGTTTATATTGTTGGGTGTACAAATGTTGGAAAGTCAACGCTTGTGAATCGCATTATTAAACGATTTACGGAAGAGCGAGACGATGTTATAACAACATCCCATTTTCCAGGGACAACATTAGATATTATTGAAATTCCTCTGGATGAAAAAACATCAATTATTGATACTCCGGGGATTATTAACGAACACCAATTAGCTCATTATGTCTCACCTAAAGTTTTGAAGGAAATTACTCCTAAAAAAGAAATCAAAGCAGGTGTTTACCAATTAAATCCAAAACAAACACTGTTTATTGGTGGCTTAGCCCGAATGGATTTTGTTAAAGGCGAGCGTACTTCTTTTATTACTCATTTTTCAAATGCTTTGCATATTCATCGTACAAAATTAGAAAAAGCAGATTCCCTATGGCAAACACAGGCAGGAAATGTCTTAAAACCTATTGTTGAAACATCCAACGGTGTTGCTGCGATGGAAAAACATGTGTACCATATCGGGAAAGAAAAAACGGACCTCGTTATTTCAGGACTAGGATGGATAACTTTAATGGGGGCAGGCCAGGAAATAACGGTCTATGCGCCAAAGGGTGTCGGTGTATTAGTTAGACCTTCACTGATTTAA
- a CDS encoding YqeG family HAD IIIA-type phosphatase, translating to MIRYFVADEYVKNIFQIDLMKLKEDGKRVILTDLDNTLVGATVKAPTPEILKFFDEAKQLGFEVIIVSNNNKDRVAYFAKDLKIKAAHHKALKPLKVKLSRILKQYDRSQVVMIGDQLMTDVLVAKRLGLYMILVEPVHLHSDESSTKLNRQLEKLVVKRLKKRQLPTPPYLD from the coding sequence TTGATTCGTTATTTTGTAGCAGATGAATATGTAAAAAATATATTCCAAATAGATTTGATGAAATTAAAGGAAGATGGAAAGCGTGTTATCTTAACGGATCTTGATAATACATTAGTAGGAGCAACTGTCAAAGCCCCAACACCTGAAATTTTGAAATTTTTTGATGAGGCAAAACAGTTAGGATTTGAGGTTATAATTGTATCGAATAATAACAAAGATCGTGTCGCATACTTTGCAAAAGATTTAAAAATTAAAGCTGCTCATCATAAGGCATTGAAACCATTAAAAGTTAAATTGAGCCGAATTTTAAAACAATACGATCGCTCACAAGTCGTAATGATTGGAGACCAATTGATGACGGATGTCTTAGTCGCTAAACGTCTTGGTTTATATATGATTTTAGTCGAACCCGTGCATCTACATTCGGATGAAAGTTCGACGAAGCTAAATCGTCAACTCGAAAAGCTTGTCGTGAAAAGGCTAAAGAAACGTCAATTACCAACTCCACCGTATTTAGACTAA